Within the Sulfitobacter sp. JL08 genome, the region CTTCGAACAGGGGGCGGATGTGGTTGTGTATTCGGCCACCAAACATATCGACGGGCAGGGGCGTGCGCTGGGCGGCGTGATCCTTGGGCGGCGCGATTTCATTCGCGGCACTGTTGAACCCTACATGAAGCACACCGGCGGCTCGATGAGCCCTTTTACGGCGTGGATCATGCTGAAAGGCCTTGAAACCATGCATTTGCGGGTAAATGCGCAGGCAGATACGGCTCTGGCAATCGCCAGTGCACTGGACGGGCACAGCGCATTGGCGCGGGTGATTTACCCGGGCCACCCCGCCCATGCGCAGCATGAACTGAGCCAGGCGCAGATGATCAAGGGCGGCACCGTTCTGTCGATTGATCTGGCCGACGGACAAGAGGCGGCGTTCCGGTTCCTGAATGCGCTGAGCCTGTGCACGATTTCCAACAATCTGGGGGATGCGAAAACCATCGTGACGCATCCGGCCACCACGACGCATCAGCGCCTGCCCGAAGATCAGAAACAGGCGCTGGGAATCACCCGCGGGCTGGTGCGGATTTCGGTGGGGATCGAGGATCAGGGCGATCTGATCGCGGATATCACGCAGGCACTGGCGGCGTCCTAGACATCTTCCCAGGGGAAACTGTCCAGCCGTTCGGTGCCGCTGTGGGTGATCAGAACCTGGGTTTCCAGCTTGACGCTTTCGCTATGCGCGTCGGCGATCAGGCTTTCGACACAGATAACCTGACCCGCCTCGAACGTGCCGCTTTGGCTGTCGGCAAAATCGGGATGCAGGGCGATCACCGGCCATTCGTCGGCCATGCCCACACCGTGGGCCGCAAGCGAATAGCGGTAGGGCTGGTAGGCGGGCGGGATTTGCCAGCTTTTGGCGTTGAACTCGGCAAAACTCAGCCCCGGTTCTATCAATGCCAGATTATGTTCGATCTGGTCGCGGGCGGCACTGTAAATGCGTCGCTGCTCATCATTCATCGGGGTGTAGCCGCAGGTCCATGACCGGCTCAGATCGGCGCAGTATCCGTAGGGACCGATCATGTCGGTATCAAAGGCGATCATTTCACCCTTTTG harbors:
- the metZ gene encoding O-succinylhomoserine sulfhydrylase encodes the protein MSETWNSRTKAVHSGTRRSQYGEVSESIFLTQGFVYDSAEAAEARFVEAGREEFIYARYGNPTVAMFEDRIAALEGAEDGFATASGMAAVSGALTAMLRAGDHVVAARALFGSCLYVLEEVLTRFGVDVTFVDGTDLSQWQNALRHDTKLVFFESVSNPTLEVIDIRAVSDMAHRVGAQVVVDNVFATPVFSRAFEQGADVVVYSATKHIDGQGRALGGVILGRRDFIRGTVEPYMKHTGGSMSPFTAWIMLKGLETMHLRVNAQADTALAIASALDGHSALARVIYPGHPAHAQHELSQAQMIKGGTVLSIDLADGQEAAFRFLNALSLCTISNNLGDAKTIVTHPATTTHQRLPEDQKQALGITRGLVRISVGIEDQGDLIADITQALAAS